Part of the Streptomyces antimycoticus genome, TGGGCCATCAACTGCCCCGAATGGGTGCTGTTGCAGTACGCCACCGCCCGCATCGGCGCCATCATGGTCAATATCAACCCCGCGTACCGCGTCCACGAGTTGCGGTATGTACTCCAGCAGGCCGGAATCTCGGTCCTGGTCTCCTCCATCGAGCACAAGACCAGCGACTACCGGCGGATGGTCGAGCAGGTGCGATCGGCCTGCTCCCCGTTGCGCGATGTCATCTACATCGGCGACCGGACCTGGGACGGGCTGGTGCGCGCCGGGGCCGATGTGCCCCCCGAGCGGCTCGCCGAGCGCGAGGCCCGGATCAGCTGCGACGACGCGGTCAACATCCAGTACACCTCCGGCACCACGGGCTTTCCCAAGGGCGCCACCCTCTCCCACCACAACATCCTCAACAACGGCTTCTTCGTGGGGGAGACGGTCCGCTACACCGCCGAGGACCGGATCTGTGTGCCGGTGCCCTTCTACCACTGCTTCGGCATGGTGATGGGCAACCTCGCGGCCACCAGCCACGGCGCCTGCGTGGTCATCCCCGCCCCCACCTTCGACCCCGTCGCCACCCTGGCCGCCGTCGAACGGGAGCGCTGCACCTCGCTGTACGGCGTTCCCACCATGTTCATCGCCGAGCTGGCCCTGCCGGACTTCGCCACCTTCGACCTCAGCTCGCTGCGCACCGGGATCATGGCCGGATCGCCCTGCCCGGTGGAGGTGATGCGGCGGGTGGTCGCCGAGATGCACATGGCGGAGGTGTCCATCTGCTACGGCATGACCGAGACCTCACCGGTCTCGGTCCAGACCCGGCCCGATGACGACCTCGTGCGCCGCACCTCGACGGTCGGCCGGGTGCTGCCGCATGTCGAGGTCAAGATCGTCGACCCGGTGACCGGGGCGACCGTGCCCCGCGGCACCCGCGGCGAGCTGTGCACCCGCGGCTACTCGGTGATGCTCGGCTACTGGCAGGAGCCCGAGCGGACCGCCGAGGCGATCGACTCGGCGCGCTGGATGCACACCGGCGACCTCGCGGTGATGGACGGCGAGGGATACGTCCAGATCGTCGGCCGGATCAAGGACATGATCGTCCGCGGTGGCGAGAACGTCTATCCGCGGGAGATCGAGGAGTTTCTGCACACCCACCCCAAGGTCGCGGATGTACAGGTCGTCGGCGTACCGGACGAGAAGTACGGCGAGGAGGTCCTGGCCTGCGTCATCCTGCGCGAGGGCGCCAAGACCCTCACCCGCGATGAGCTCGCCCGCTTCTGCCGGGGCCGCCTCGCCCACTACAAGGTCCCCCGCTATCTGCGTCTCATGGACGCCTTCCCGATGACGGTCAGCGGCAAGGTCCGCAAGGTCGAGCTGCGGGAGACGGCCGCGCGGGAGCTGTTGCCCGAGACCCGGTCCGAGGACGATCCGGCCAGATCCGAAGCGCTGGTCGAGCGGGCCGAGCCGCAGACCGCGCCCAGCTGATGAGTTGCGGGCCCCTCTACTCCAGCAGGGGCCCACACCCCCACCACAGCAGGGGCCCCCACCCCCACCACAGCAGGGGCCCCCACCCCCGCCGACGCGGGGCCCCCACCCCGCCCGTCACTGGACGACGTTCGGCAGGCACGACTTCACCCCGGATCGCGCGCCGCGGCTGAAGTAGCCGACCCGCTGGGAGGCGTCGCCGTGGTCGGAGATGTCGGTCCACGGGGTCCTGTCGGCGAGTGCGGTCAGGGCATCCGCCAGCTCCTCGGTATCACCCTCCTCGAAGGTCAGCGTCCCGTCCTGGGCGGCGCCGAAGAGGACCGCCCCGGCCAGGCAGTCGGCCTGCAGCTCACGGGCGAGGTCGACCAGGCCCGCGTCCAGACGGTTCTGGACGGCGTGGCCCCACTCATGGGCGATCACCAGATAGACCCAGGCGTCGCCCCGCGCATGGCCCCAGCGCATCAGGTCCATGTCCCACGCTATGTAGTCGCCGTCGGGGCAGTAGACGGCGTTGTCGTCGGGGAGTGGCTCACTTCCGCACACCGGCGTACCAGGGGTGTCGCCGTCGTAGGTGCCCAGGATTCTGGGCGGGTTGTAGCCGCCGGTGAACAATTCGGGCCAGTGGGTCTGCCAGTAGGTGGTGGTGACGGAGACCGCCGCGTCGATGTCCTGCTCCACACCCGTCCCGCCGTCGGTGCCATCAGGGCTGGTGAGCGGGGTGGGCGTACCCGGTGTGGCGCCGGACGGGGGAGCCGGTGCGGCCGAGGAGCTCTCCACCGTGGGCGGCGGCACATCGCCGCCCGCGCAGCCGGTCACCAGAAGCAGGGTCAGGGCGGCGGCGAGCGGAGCCCATGACCTCGGGTACCACGGAACAGCCATCGTTTCGGCCTCCGGCCGGTCGAGCGGATGGGACGGGTGAACGGTGGAGGGCGGTACCTCAACGGAAGCGTTCCCCGGTCATGAGCGCAAGAGCCGACCGGGGTCAGCCGTCCGGCGGCCCCATCCGGATCAGCACGTCCGCCGGGTCGTTGACGGGCTGGGGGGTGCCGGTGAGGTCCATGATGAACAGCGGCAGATGGAGCGCGTCGGCGCGCGCCCGCGCCTCCCGCGCATAGCCCGCGAGCGAGAAGAAGACGCTCATGGCCGACTTCTGGAGCCCGTTCAGCCACAGGCATTCGATGTCCCGCAGCCCGGTGGGGCGGGTGGTCGGATCGACCTGGGCGACCACGCCCGTCCCGTAGAGGTCCACCCCGGACGCGGCCCGGTCCTCCGAGGGCCGCAGGCTGTGGAAGCCGAGCCACTTCAGATACAGCGAGGCGGCGGTGACCGCGTCCCGCGCCGTACGGATCGTCACCGGCCGGAAGGCCGGGCGCCGCACGACCGGGCCGCCGTGCCCGGAGACCGCGCCCGGGCCGGCCGGGGGCGGCGCGGCGGCGACGGGGACGCGGACCACCGCGCCGCAGTCGCAGCCCAGTTCCGGCTGCGGCCAGTGGCCCCGATGGCCGCAGGACGGGCAGTTCACCGCCACCCAGAGGTTCTCCCAGGTACGGTGGCCCACCTCCTCCGGGGCGCCGTCGCGGAGGACGGGCAGGGTGACCGGCGCGCCGCACGAACAGGGGAAGGTGGGCGGCGTGAACGACTGCTCGCGACGGCACGCGGGACAACGCACCAACACGTTGTCTGTCATCGGGGCGCTCCGTGGACGGGGGGCGGATGCGGTATGCGTCCATGCTCCCCGAAGCGGGCGGCCGCGGCGAGGGACTCGGGCGTTCCGTCCCCCGCAGTGGGGGCGCCGTGTTACGGCTGACGCAGTAGGTTTGCGGCGTGAGATTGAGGGTTGAGTTCACCACCGAACCGTTCGACCTCGACGAGGTGCCGCCGCACGCCGTCGCGGCCCGCGAGACCGTCCAGGCCGCCCCGCTGGACGCCGTCGACGTCGGCCCCTTCGGCAACACCGCGGAAGGCGGGGCGGAAGCGGTGCTGGCGGCCGTCGACCGGCTGCTGCGCACCTCCCTCGAAGCCGGTGCCACCCGGATTTCGCTCCAGGTCAATGTGATCGGGGAGGGCGAGGCGTGAGCGTACCGGCCGACCACCCCTTCGCCGCCGCGGTGCGGCCGCTCGTGGACGCCATGGGCGGCGAGATGATCGCCCCGGACCGGGCCCGGGGCGACGATGTGGTGCTCTCCTGGGAGGGCCGCCCGGTGGTCGCCGTAAGGCTGCCGCATATCTCGGACTCGCTCGACCACATCCTCGCCGACCTGCAGCGCCGCCACGGCGTGCCGCTCTCGGCCCTCGACCGCAAGACCAAGCAGGCCGTCGTCCGCCACCTCGAACAGCGCGGCGCCTTCTCGGTGCGCCACGGCGTCGAAACGGTCGCCGGAGCCCTCGGCGTGAGCCGCTTCACCGTTTACAACTACCTCAACCGTGAGAAGAGCGGGGACTGACCGCGCCCCGTCGTTCCGCGCATTTTTCAACAAAGTGTTGACGCCCGGCGAGGGCGCCTCCTAGCTTGCGAGAGTGACTTCCAGTGCTCCGCCGGGGCTGGCCCGGTTCAACGCGGCGGACGACCGCGACGCCGCCGGGCTGCTGCACGAGGTGTGCGCCAGCCGGGCCTGGGGCGCGGCGGTCGCCGGCGGGCGGCCGTACGCCACGGTCGGGGAGCTGCTCGACGCCGCCGACGCGGCCATGGCCGGGCTGACCGCCGCCGATCTCGCCGAGGCGATGGCCGCGCACCCGCCCATCGGGCGGCCGGCACCGGGCGACGCCGCCTCGGCCCGTGAGCAGAGCGGCGTACGGGACGCGGAGCGCGCGGAGCTGCTGGAGCTGAACCTCGCGTACCAGGAGCGCCACGGCCATGTCTTCCTGATCTGCGCCACCGGCCGCACCGGCGAGGAGATGCTGGCGGCGCTGCGCGAGCGGATCCACCATGACGCCGACACCGAGCGCGAGATCGTCCGCACCGAACTGGGAAAGATCAACCGCATCCGGCTGACCCGGCTGACGGAAACCCTCCAGGCCCCGCGGGCCCCGGCGGAAGGAGAGCGGTGATGGCGAGCGGCGCCACCTCCGTGTCCACCCACATCCTGGACACCAGCATCGGCCGCCCCGCCGTGGGCGTGGTCGTCGAGCTGTCCGTCCGCTCCGGGCCCGGAGCGCAGTGGACGGCGCACGCCGACTCCCTGACCGACGCCGACGGGCGCTGCAAGGATCTGCCCGACCTCCCCGAGGGCACCACCCACGCCCGGCTGCGCTTCGAGACCGGGCCGTATCTGACCCATGCCTTCTTCCCGGAGGTCGCGGTCGCCTTCGCCGTCGAGCCGGGCGAGCACTACCACGTACCGCTGCTGCTCACCCCGTTCGGCTACTCCGTCTACCGAGGGAGCTAGCACCCATGCCCACGCTCGGCCCGAACCAGTACGGCAAAGCCGAAACCCGCGTCGTGCGGGTGGTGCGCGACGGCGCCGTGCACCACCTCAAGGACCTCAATGTCTCGGTGGCGCTGTCCGGAGAGATGGACGAGGTCCACCTCTCCGGCAGCAACGCCAGCGTCCTGACGACCGACGCCACCAAGAACACCGTGTACGCCTTCGCCAAGGAGCACGGCATCGATACGGCCGAGGAGTTCGGCATCCGGCTGGCCCGCCACTTCGTCACCAGCCAGGAGCCCATCCACCGCGCCCGTATCCGTATCGAGGAGTACGCCTGGGAGCGGATCCAGGCGGCCGGGGGCGCCCAGCACTCCTTCGTCCGCCGCGGCCAGGAGGTCCGCACCGCCCAGATCGCCTACGACGGCGAGCGCTGGGAGGTGGTCTCCGGGCTCACCGGCCTCACCGTCCTGAACACCACGGACTCCGAGTTCTGGGGCTATGTCAAGGACCGGTACACCACACTGCCGGAGACCCGCGACCGCGTCCTGGCCACCGATGTGCACGCCCGCTGGCGCTACGGCTGGAGCGATGACACCCGGCCGATGCCGGACTGGGACCACGGCCACGAGGAGGCGCGCGGCCAGCTGCTGAGCGCGTTCGCCGAGACCTACTCCCTCTCGCTCCAGCAGACGCTCTACGAGATGGGCGCGCGGGTGATCGAGCGCCGCCCGGAGGTGGACGAGATACGTCTCTCGCTGCCCAACAAGCACCACTTCCTGGTCGATCTGGAACCCTTCGGGCTCACCAACGACAACGAGGTCTACTTCGCCGCCGACCGGCCGTACGGGCTCATCGAGGCCACCGTGCTGCGGGACGGCGCCGAACCCCGGATCCCCACCGACTGAACGGCTCCCCACCGACCGACCGGATCCCCCTTGACTCATCTGACGGAAGGGCCACGCGCCGTGCACCGCATCGTCATCGAGAACTGCGCCGTCGCCACCGTGGACGCCCAGGACACCGAGTACGCGTCCGGCCATGTCGTCGTCGCCGGCCACCGCATCGAGTCGGTGGGCGAGGGGCGCGCGCCGCGGGGCCTGGAGGACGTCGTCCGCCGGATCGACGGCACGGGGCATCTGGTCACCCCGGGCCTGGTCAACACCCATCACCACTTCTACCAGTGGCTCACCCGCGGCCTGGCCCAGGACAGCAACCTCTTCGACTGGCTGGTCGCGCTCTACCCCATCTGGGCGCGGATCGACGAGCCGATGGTCCACGCGGCGGCCCGCGGCTCGCTCGCGATGATGGTGCGCGGCGGGGTCACCACCGCCATGGACCACCACTACGTCTTTCCGCGCGGCAGCGGCGATCTGCTGGGCGCCGAGATCCGCGCGGCGCGCGAGCTGGGCGTGCGGTTCACCGCCGCCCGCGGCTCCATGGACCTCGGCACCTCCGACGGCGGGCTGCCGCCGGACTTCGCCGTGGAGTCCACGGAGGACGCGCTGGCCGCCACCGAGGAAGCGATCGACACCCACCACGACCCGGGGTTCGACGCGATGCTGCGGATCGCGGTCGCGCCCTGCTCGCCGTTCTCCGTCTCCACCGAACTGCTCCGCGAGTCCGCGGTGCTGGCCCGCCGCAAGGGCGTACGGCTGCACACCCACGGCTCGGAGACGGTGGAGGAGGAGAAGTTCTGCCATGAGCGGTTCGGGATGGGGCCGACCGACTACTTCGAGTCCACCGGCTGGCTGGGCGAGGACGTGTGGATGGCCCACTGCGTCCACATGAGCGACACCGACATCCAGGCGTTCGGCCGGACCGGCACCGGGGTGGCCCACTGCCCCTCGTCCAACGCCCGGCTCGCCGCCGGGATCGCCCGCGTTCCCGATCTGCTCGCCGCGGGTGTACCGGTGGGCCTGGGCGTGGACGGCACCGCCTCCAACGAATCCGGTGAGCTGCACACCGAGCTGCGCAACGCGCTGCTGGTCAACCGGCTCGGCGGCCACCGCGAGAAGGCGCTGAACGTCCGTCAGGCGCTGCGTCTTGGCACCTACGGCGGTGCGCGGGTGCTCGGCCGCCAGGACGAGATCGGCTCGCTGGAGCCGGGCAAACTGGCCGACCTGGTGCTGTGGAAGCTGGACGGCCTCGGCCATTCGTCGATCGCCGACCCGGTCGCCGCCCTCGTCCTGGGCGCACCGGCCCCGGTGACCCTGTCGCTGGTGAACGGCGCTCCGGTGGTGGAGTCGGGCCGGCTGCTCACCGTGGACGAGGACGAGATCGCGCGGGAGGCGCGCACCGAGGCGCGACGCCTGGCCCGTATCGCGGCGGACGACTGAACGCCGCGTCGATTCATCGGATGGGTCGCCGTGGCGAGCCGCTTCTCGCGGCCACCGGCGGCCCATCGGTGCGTTCCGGCCCCGTTGACATCCCATCTTTACGGTTCTAGGTTCCCGTACGCGGCTGGCCAGCCCTCCTGTTCGACCACCCATGAGCACAGGAGCCGCCATGCGCACGTCCAGACGACGGGCCGTCATCCCTCTCCGAGCGTTCAGCCTTCTGCTCGGCATGGTGCTGGCGACGATCCTCAGCGGCCCTTCCGCAGCCACCGCGGCGCCGGCGGCGCCGGCGACGGCGCGGGAGCCCGGGCCCGGTACCGACTACGCGACCGACGATCCGTTCACCTCCGACCGCACCGGCTGGTGGCGGCAGGACCGCTTCGGGATGTTCATCCATTTCGGTGCGTACTCCCAGCTGGAGGGCGAATACCAGCGGGCGGACGGGACCGTCTGCCGCGACGCGGAGTGGATCAAACGAAGCTGCCGGATCCCGATGAACGAGTACGAGGACGCGGCCCAGGACTTCAACCCCGCGTCCTTCGACGCCAAGGCCGTCGTCAAGGCGGCCAAGGACGCCGGGCAGCGCTATATCGTCATCACCTCCAAGCACCACGACGGCTATGCGATGTGGCCGACCAAGCAGAACACCTGGAATCTGCGCGACCACTCCTCCTTCGACCAACGGCGGGACATCCTGGCCGAACTCAAGTCCGCCGCGGACGCCGCCGGGATCAAACTCGGCTTCTACTACTCGATCTGGGACTGGCACGACCCCGACTTCGCCGACCCCGCCACCTTCCCCCGCTATGAGAAGCGGATGTACGCCCAGCTCAAGGAGCTGATCGACGGCTACCATCCGGCGCTGCTCTGGTTCGACGGGGAATGGGACGCGGACAACCCCACCAACACCTGGTCGGCGCGGGACGGCGAGCGGCTGCAGACGTATCTGCACGGGCTCGACCCCGATCTGATCACCAACAACCGGGTCGGCAAGCGGCGCGTGGTCGACGGCGACTACGGAACGCCCGAGCAGGAAATCCCGGACGCGCCGGTGGCCGGGCAACTGTGGGAGAGCTGTATGACCCTCAACGGCCACTGGGGCTTCGCCACATACGACCAGGACTGGAAGTCGCCCGCCACCCTCACCCGCAATCTCCTCGATATCGCGAGCCGCGGCGGCAATTACCTCCTCAATGTCGGCCCCGACAAACTGGGCCGCGTTCCCCAGCCCTCCGTCGACCGGCTGCGCGAGATCGGCTCCTGGCTGCGGACCGCCGGCCAGGGCCGCGCGGTGTACGGGGCCGGGGCCACCGGGCTGGTCGACGAGCCGTCCTGGGGCGCGGTCAGCCGGTCGGGCGACCGGCTGTACGCGTCCGTCACCTCCTGGCCCGCCGCGGGGCAGCCCCTCCACCTCACCGCCAGGGCGCCGTTCACGGTGACCGGCGCCCGGGTGCTGGGCAGCGGACAGCGGGTCGAGGTGGCGAAGGCGGGCGACGGCTTCGATCTCACCCCCTCCGGCGGCCCGGCCGACCCCACCGCCTCGGTGATCGAGCTGACGGTGAAACCGGCCCCGGCCGCGCCCCAGGGCCGGGGCCAGGGGCTGCGGGAGGAGGTCTTCGCCAATGAGACCTTCACCGGGCCGCCGGCCGCCACCCGGACCGACCCGGCCGTCAACCACACCTGGAGGTTTGCCGGCTCCCCGGCCGCCGATGTCCCCGCCGACCACTTCGGCGTCCGCTGGACCGGCTTCCTCCAGCCCCGCCACAGCGAGACCTACACGCTCACGACCGTCTCCGACGACACCGCGCGGGTGTGGATCGACGGCCGTCTGGTCATCGACAACACCACCCCGCACGAACCACAGGTCGACAAGGCGACCGTCGCGCTGCGCGCCGGGGCCAAACACGCCATCAAGATCGAGTACACCGAGCAGACCGGTGAGGCGCATATGAAGCTGCTGTGGTCCAGCCCCAGCGTGCCCCAGCAGATCGTGCCGCGCTCCCAGCTCTACACGCCGTAGGGGCACAAAGGGCCCCGGACCGTATCCGTACGGTCCGGGGCCTTCCAGTCGAACGGACCGGCTCAGCCCAGCAGTTCGTACGCGGGCAGCGTCAGGAACTCCGTGTAGTCCGCGTCAAGCGCCACCCTCAGCAGCAGATCGTGCGCCTGGCTCCACTTGCCCGCGGCGAAGGCGTCCTCGCCGACCTCCTCGCGGATCGCCGCCAGTTCCTCGGCGGCGACCTTACGGACAAGATCGGCGGTGGCCTTCTCGCCGTTCTCGAAGACCACCCCCGCGTTGACCCACTGCCAGATCTGGGAGCGGGAGATCTCGGCGGTGGCCGCGTCCTCCATCAGGTTGAAGATCGCGACGGCGCCGAGGCCGCGCAGCCACGCCTCGATATAGCGGGTGCCGACCTGAACGGCGTTGCGCAGGCCCTGATGCGTGGGCTTGGCGTCGAGCGACGCGACGTCGATCAGCTCGGCCGCGGTGACCCGGACGTCCTCGCGCAGCCGGTCCTTCTGGTGCGGCCGGTCGCCGAGGACCGCGTCGAAGGAGGCCCGGGCGACCGGGACCAGATCCGGATGGGCGACCCAGGAACCGTCGAAGCCGTCGCTGGCCTCACGGTCCTTGTCGGCCTTGACCTTGTCGAACGCGACCGCGTTGACCTCGGGGTCGCGGCGCGAGGGGATGAAGGCCGCCATGCCGCCGATCGCATGCGCGCCGCGCTTGTGGCAGGTGCGGACGAGCAGTTCGGTGTAGGCGCGCATGAACGGGGCGGTCATCGTGACCGCGTTGCGGTCCGGGAGGACGAAACCGGGGCCGCCGTCGCGGAAGTTCTTGACGATGGAGAAGAGATAGTCCCAGCGGCCCGCGTTGAGCCCGGAGGCGTGGTCGCGGAGCTCGTAGAGGATCTCGTCCATCTCGTACGCCGCCGTGATGGTCTCGATCAGAACGGTGGCGCGGATCGTCCCTTGCGGAAGCGAGAGATGGTCCTGTGCGAAGACGAAGACGTCGTTCCAGAGGCGGGCCTCGAGGTGCGACTCGGTCTTGGGGAGGTAGAAGTACGGCCCCTTGCCCTGGGCGAGCAGCCGGCGGGCGTTGTGGAAGAAGTACAGCCCGAAGTCGACGAGGGCGCCGGGGACGGGGCGGCCGTCGGCGGCCCGCAGATGGCGCTCGTCGAGATGCCAGCCGCGCGGCCGGGTGACGACGGTGGCCAGCACATCGTCGGGCCGCAGTGCGTAGCTCTTGCCCTCGGGGGAGGTGAAGTCGATCCGGCGCTCATAGGCGTCGATCAGATTGAGCTGACCGCCGATCACATTCGCCCAGGTGGGGGCGGAGGCGTCCTCGAAGTCGGCGAGCCAGACCTTGGCGCCCGAGTTGAGGGCGTTGATGGTCATCTTGCGGTCGGTGGGCCCGGTGATCTCCACCCGGCGGTCCTCGAGGGCGGGCGGGGCGGGGGCGACGCGCCAGTCGGGGTCGTCGCGGATATGGGCGGTCTCCGGGAGGAAGTCCAGGGTGGAGGTGCGGGCGATCTCGGCGCGGCGCTCCGCACGGCGCGCGAGCAGCTCGTCCCGGCGCGGGGTGAAGCGGTGGTGGAGCTCGGCCAGGAAGGCCAGCGCCGCGTCGGTCAGCACCTCCCCCTGACGCTCCAGCGGTTCGGCGTCGACGATGGCCAGCGGGGACGGCGCTGGTGCGGACATGGGCTGTCACTCCTTAGACGAGTCTCAGCTGGACGCTCGCGATGCTTCTGTTTCGTGGATAGTAAGTTTCTCATGGTGGAAGTTCAATCTTCTGTTGAACGCCGCGCCCGTCGCCCCCTCGACGTCTCATTCCAGCAGCGTCAAGTCCTCGGGGGTGTCGATGTCGTCCGTACGGGCGATATCCGAGCAGTCGACGAGCGTGATCGCGGACTGATGCGCCCGCAGATAGGCGCGTGCCCCCCGGTCGCCCTCCGCACTCGCCGTGATATCCGCCCACCGGTCCGCGCCGAACAGCACCGGATGCCCCCGCTCCCCGCCGTACGCGGCGGCCGCCAGGGTCGACGGCGAGCGATACGCGGCCACCACCCGCGCCACCGCCTCGGCGCCGATCCCCGGCTGGTCCACCAGCGCGATCAGTGCCGCCCGTGCCCCCGTACCGGCCAGGGAGCCGAGTCCGGCGCGCAGCGAGGAGCCCATGCCCTGCTCCCAGTCGGGGTTGTCGACCAGGACATACCCGGGCAGCCGGGCCCGTGCCCGTACGGTCTCGGCCGCGGCGCCCAGCACGATGTGCACGGGCGCGCAGCCGCCCTCGCGCAGCGCCCGCGCGGCGTGCTCCACCAGCGGCCGTCCCCGATGCGTCAAAAGGGCTTTGGGGCGCCCGCCCAGCCGCCGGCCGCCCCCGGCCGCCAGCACGATCCCGGCGACCTGCGCGGAGTCATCCGTTGTGCGATCCATGGGCCCTGCTTACCGCACCTGGGGGTCGTGCGGGGGCTTCATCCCAGCCGGTCTGATTTTCGCTCTCCGTATAGCGCGTCGTGCACTGAGTGGCGTTAACTGATCCGCGGCCCCTTGTGTCCGAATCCACGTGGGGTGGAGGGTTGGGGCGGCCATGCGGGAAGGGGGCAGGCTCGTGCGAGAGGGTACGAGGGGGAGAAGGGCAGTGTTGGCCAACGATGGCGCGAGGCTCTGGGGCGAACCCGGTGCCTTGTCAGTGGAGGGCGCCGCAGTCGTGGAAGCCAGGCGAGTGGCGGGCACCGATGACGATCCGAGGGCGGCCGAGCCCACCCGGCGGAATTACCGGACCGGGCGATCGCGGACGACGAGCTGGCCGCGCTCGATGCCATGGCCCGCACCGGCGCTCCGGAGCTGCACCGCCTGCGTCGCTCGCTGCTGCTCATCGCGGGCGCGCTCGGCTCGGTCAGCGCACTGGGCTCCGCCCTGACGGGCGTGCGCGCGGCGATCGACCAGTTCAACAACGTGCCGCAGACGGGCAGAGGGAGAGACTGAACCGGGCGACGAGGGAGAGACTGAGCCGGGCGACTCAGTGTCGCGCCCGCCGCCGGTGGCGCCCCGCCGTCAGGCGGAACCCGTGCTGTCCAGTGCCCCGGACAGCTCCGCCGCGACCTCCTTGAGGACCGGCACCATCTGCTCCGTGGCCTCGTCCGTCACCCGGCCCGCCGGGCCCGAGATGGAAATGGCCGCCGGTGCGGGGGAGTCGGGCACCGGGACCGCGAGGCAGCGCACGCCCATCTCCTGCTCGTTGTCGTCCACCGCATAGCCCTGCTCGTGGACCTGCCGCAGCGCGTCGAGGAACTCGTCCGGCGAGGTGATCGTCTTCTCGGTCACCGCGGGCATGCCGGTACGGGCCAGCAGCGCACGCACCTCCTCGGGGGGCGTGCTCGCCAGCAGCGCCTTGCCGACGCCCGTGGTGTGGGGCAGCACCCGCCGCCCGACCTCGGTGAACATCCGCATCGAGTGGCGCGAGGGCACCTGCGCCACGTACACCACCTCATCGCCGTCCAGCAGCGCCATGTTCGCGGTCTCGCCGGTCTCCTCCACCAGCCGCGCCAGATACGGCCGCGCCCAGGTGCCCAGCAGCCGGGACGAGCTCTCGCCGAGCCGGATGAGTCGGGGCCCGAGGGCATAGCGGCGGTTGGGCTGCTGACGGACATAGCCGCAGGCCACCAGCGTGCGCATCAGCCGGTGAATGGTGGGCAGTGGCAGCCCGCTGCTGGTGGAGAGCTCGCTCAGCCCGACCTCGCCCCCGGCGTCG contains:
- a CDS encoding AMP-binding protein; the encoded protein is MTDLTSDPPSPAGLSYTSGAGDLPLLGDTIGANLARAVELYGDREALVDVPSGRRWTYAEFGRSVEEVALGLMAKGVAKGDRVGIWAINCPEWVLLQYATARIGAIMVNINPAYRVHELRYVLQQAGISVLVSSIEHKTSDYRRMVEQVRSACSPLRDVIYIGDRTWDGLVRAGADVPPERLAEREARISCDDAVNIQYTSGTTGFPKGATLSHHNILNNGFFVGETVRYTAEDRICVPVPFYHCFGMVMGNLAATSHGACVVIPAPTFDPVATLAAVERERCTSLYGVPTMFIAELALPDFATFDLSSLRTGIMAGSPCPVEVMRRVVAEMHMAEVSICYGMTETSPVSVQTRPDDDLVRRTSTVGRVLPHVEVKIVDPVTGATVPRGTRGELCTRGYSVMLGYWQEPERTAEAIDSARWMHTGDLAVMDGEGYVQIVGRIKDMIVRGGENVYPREIEEFLHTHPKVADVQVVGVPDEKYGEEVLACVILREGAKTLTRDELARFCRGRLAHYKVPRYLRLMDAFPMTVSGKVRKVELRETAARELLPETRSEDDPARSEALVERAEPQTAPS
- a CDS encoding neutral zinc metallopeptidase, which translates into the protein MAVPWYPRSWAPLAAALTLLLVTGCAGGDVPPPTVESSSAAPAPPSGATPGTPTPLTSPDGTDGGTGVEQDIDAAVSVTTTYWQTHWPELFTGGYNPPRILGTYDGDTPGTPVCGSEPLPDDNAVYCPDGDYIAWDMDLMRWGHARGDAWVYLVIAHEWGHAVQNRLDAGLVDLARELQADCLAGAVLFGAAQDGTLTFEEGDTEELADALTALADRTPWTDISDHGDASQRVGYFSRGARSGVKSCLPNVVQ
- a CDS encoding helix-turn-helix domain-containing protein; protein product: MSVPADHPFAAAVRPLVDAMGGEMIAPDRARGDDVVLSWEGRPVVAVRLPHISDSLDHILADLQRRHGVPLSALDRKTKQAVVRHLEQRGAFSVRHGVETVAGALGVSRFTVYNYLNREKSGD
- the uraD gene encoding 2-oxo-4-hydroxy-4-carboxy-5-ureidoimidazoline decarboxylase; translated protein: MTSSAPPGLARFNAADDRDAAGLLHEVCASRAWGAAVAGGRPYATVGELLDAADAAMAGLTAADLAEAMAAHPPIGRPAPGDAASAREQSGVRDAERAELLELNLAYQERHGHVFLICATGRTGEEMLAALRERIHHDADTEREIVRTELGKINRIRLTRLTETLQAPRAPAEGER
- the uraH gene encoding hydroxyisourate hydrolase; the protein is MASGATSVSTHILDTSIGRPAVGVVVELSVRSGPGAQWTAHADSLTDADGRCKDLPDLPEGTTHARLRFETGPYLTHAFFPEVAVAFAVEPGEHYHVPLLLTPFGYSVYRGS
- the pucL gene encoding factor-independent urate hydroxylase; this translates as MPTLGPNQYGKAETRVVRVVRDGAVHHLKDLNVSVALSGEMDEVHLSGSNASVLTTDATKNTVYAFAKEHGIDTAEEFGIRLARHFVTSQEPIHRARIRIEEYAWERIQAAGGAQHSFVRRGQEVRTAQIAYDGERWEVVSGLTGLTVLNTTDSEFWGYVKDRYTTLPETRDRVLATDVHARWRYGWSDDTRPMPDWDHGHEEARGQLLSAFAETYSLSLQQTLYEMGARVIERRPEVDEIRLSLPNKHHFLVDLEPFGLTNDNEVYFAADRPYGLIEATVLRDGAEPRIPTD
- a CDS encoding 8-oxoguanine deaminase, producing the protein MHRIVIENCAVATVDAQDTEYASGHVVVAGHRIESVGEGRAPRGLEDVVRRIDGTGHLVTPGLVNTHHHFYQWLTRGLAQDSNLFDWLVALYPIWARIDEPMVHAAARGSLAMMVRGGVTTAMDHHYVFPRGSGDLLGAEIRAARELGVRFTAARGSMDLGTSDGGLPPDFAVESTEDALAATEEAIDTHHDPGFDAMLRIAVAPCSPFSVSTELLRESAVLARRKGVRLHTHGSETVEEEKFCHERFGMGPTDYFESTGWLGEDVWMAHCVHMSDTDIQAFGRTGTGVAHCPSSNARLAAGIARVPDLLAAGVPVGLGVDGTASNESGELHTELRNALLVNRLGGHREKALNVRQALRLGTYGGARVLGRQDEIGSLEPGKLADLVLWKLDGLGHSSIADPVAALVLGAPAPVTLSLVNGAPVVESGRLLTVDEDEIAREARTEARRLARIAADD
- a CDS encoding alpha-L-fucosidase, encoding MRTSRRRAVIPLRAFSLLLGMVLATILSGPSAATAAPAAPATAREPGPGTDYATDDPFTSDRTGWWRQDRFGMFIHFGAYSQLEGEYQRADGTVCRDAEWIKRSCRIPMNEYEDAAQDFNPASFDAKAVVKAAKDAGQRYIVITSKHHDGYAMWPTKQNTWNLRDHSSFDQRRDILAELKSAADAAGIKLGFYYSIWDWHDPDFADPATFPRYEKRMYAQLKELIDGYHPALLWFDGEWDADNPTNTWSARDGERLQTYLHGLDPDLITNNRVGKRRVVDGDYGTPEQEIPDAPVAGQLWESCMTLNGHWGFATYDQDWKSPATLTRNLLDIASRGGNYLLNVGPDKLGRVPQPSVDRLREIGSWLRTAGQGRAVYGAGATGLVDEPSWGAVSRSGDRLYASVTSWPAAGQPLHLTARAPFTVTGARVLGSGQRVEVAKAGDGFDLTPSGGPADPTASVIELTVKPAPAAPQGRGQGLREEVFANETFTGPPAATRTDPAVNHTWRFAGSPAADVPADHFGVRWTGFLQPRHSETYTLTTVSDDTARVWIDGRLVIDNTTPHEPQVDKATVALRAGAKHAIKIEYTEQTGEAHMKLLWSSPSVPQQIVPRSQLYTP